In one Ictalurus furcatus strain D&B chromosome 28, Billie_1.0, whole genome shotgun sequence genomic region, the following are encoded:
- the zgc:193711 gene encoding uncharacterized protein zgc:193711 — MGNRLTNTLDKWGLSPRKLSEKRSKRKAPLAASRHQTIDPHIYDSVAAEPQYAIVNKKKKADSDGLHYAEIQVLQSESTSKQRSAPPTNSSTEYATIDFLRGAKPKESAEPADIVIPPGDLQRLMVKSQKKRSISTHRAVMV; from the exons ATGGGAAACAGATTAACCAATACCTTGGATAA GTGGGGTTTAAGTCCAAGGAAGCTGAGTGAAAAGCGATCAAAAAGGAAAG cTCCACTTGCAGCTTCACGTCATCAG ACTATAGATCCCCACATATATGACAGCGTGGCAGCCGAGCCCCAGTATGCCATAgtgaataagaagaagaaggcggATTCTGATGGCTTGCACTATGCAGAAATTCAGGTGCTACAGTCCGAAAGCACAAGCAAGCAGAGGAGTGCGCCACCCACAAACTCAAGCACGGAATATGCAACCATAGACTTTCTGAGAGGCGCTAAACCAAAAGAGTCTGCTGAACCTGCAGATATAGTTATTCCACCTGGAGATCTTCAGAGGCTAATGGTTAAGTCTCAAAAGAAGAGGAGTATTTCCACACATCGGGCTGTCATGGTTTGa
- the fkbp6 gene encoding inactive peptidyl-prolyl cis-trans isomerase FKBP6 produces MLRNGVSLGLVQFMDQEERHQLGLNTPFQRLARHMQDILGNGGIRKEVVREGEGPLVPRDASVSVHFSGFLEYADQPFESTRGSKFPKMMKLGKDVTLWGLDISLRTMRRGEFSRFLLQPRYAYGELGCPPIIPPGATVLYEVQVFDYLDSAKVDEFFALSLEEQNLVPLSKLLSVVETERSFGNHCFNKSYYEDAKDRYKQAMMLLRNREPVDEEERKRVEEASLPFLLNLSLTYLRLEKPRKALQFGQSALEISPRNTKALFRCGQACFEMNDYEKAQDYLTMAQARKPFDTDINNLLRKLAHRYNEELDKEKHMCSKMFSALKFEK; encoded by the exons atgctgaGAAACGGTGTCTCTCTAGGACTGGTGCAGTTTATGGACCAAGAGGAGCGCCATCAACTTGgactaaat ACGCCTTTCCAGCGTCTCGCTCGGCATATGCAAGACATTTTAGGAAATGGAGGGATTCGCAAGGAAGTGGTGCGCGAGGGAGAAGGCCCGCTTGTACCGAGAGACGCTTCAGTCAGCG TCCACTTTTCTGGATTCCTGGAGTATGCAGATCAGCCTTTTGAGTCGACGAGGGGCTCAAAATTTCCCAAAATGATGAAGCTAGGAAAAG ACGTGACCCTGTGGGGCCTCGATATCAGCCTCAGGAccatgaggagaggagagttcTCTCGTTTTCTCCTGCAGCCCAGGTATGCCTATGGAGAGCTGGGTTGCCCTCCGATCATCCCACCAGGGGCCACGGTGCTGTACGAGGTGCAGGTCTTCGACTATCTTGATTCCGCCAAAGTGGACGAGTTCTTTGCGCTTTCACTG GAAGAGCAGAATTTGGTTCCTCTCTCTAAGCTGCTGAGCGTAGTCGAAACAGAGCGAAGCTTCGGAAACCACTGTTTCAACAAGAGCTACTACGAAGACGCCAAAGACAGATACAAGCAG GCCATGATGTTGCTAAGGAACCGCGAGCCAGTGgatgaagaggagaggaaaCGTGTGGAGGAGGCGAGCCTACCCTTCCTGCTCAATCTCTCCTTGACCTATCTCCGCCTGGAGAAACCTCGCAAAGCCCTGCAGTTCGGCCAGAGCGCTCTGGAAATCAGCCCCCGTAACACCAAAGCGCTGTTCCGCTGTGGTCAG GCATGCTTTGAGATGAACGACTACGAGAAGGCACAAGATTACCTCACCATGGCTCAGGCCAGGAAGCCGTTTGACACCGACATCAACAACTTGTTAAGAAAGCTGGCGCA CCGTTACAATGAAGAGCTGGACAAGGAAAAACACATGTGCTCCAAAATGTTTTCTGCTCTCAAATTCGAGAAGTGA
- the hspb2 gene encoding heat shock protein beta-2, with amino-acid sequence MADRTVPHAYPMSVNYEMCTPARIYDQNFAEALSPQDLMAPVLYHGYYIRPRINKQLERGFSQVDSEDDWYRVLLDVCQFTPDELSVRTVDNLLEVTGRHAQRMDQHGFVSREFTRTYILPIGVDPLLLQVSISHDGIMCIQAPRKVQDLESKINELKIKVVKKGRKSC; translated from the exons ATGGCTGATCGCACAGTTCCCCATGCATACCCCATGAGTGTTAATTATGAGATGTGCACTCCTGCTCGGATATATGACCAGAACTTTGCAGAAG CACTAAGTCCTCAGGATCTGATGGCTCCGGTGCTGTACCATGGATATTACATCCGTCCTCGTATCAACAAACAGCTGGAGAGGGGCTTCTCGCAGGTGGACAGCGAGGACGACTGGTACCGTGTACTACTAGACGTCTGTCAGTTCACGCCGGACGAGCTGAGTGTGCGAACTGTGGACAACCTACTGGAGGTGACTGGGCGCCATGCGCAGAGGATGGACCAACATGGCTTTGTTTCCAGGGAGTTCACACGCACCTACATCCTTCCTATTGGTGTTGACCCACTGCTGCTGCAAGTGTCGATATCTCATGATGGGATTATGTGCATCCAGGCACCAAGGAAGGTCCAAGATCTAGAGTCTAAAATCAATGAGCTCAAGATCAAAGTGGTAAAGAAGGGAAGGAAGAGCTGCTAA